Proteins found in one Solitalea lacus genomic segment:
- a CDS encoding YceI family protein codes for METLKWLVDPLHSQIMFKVKHLMIATLTGRFQDFDLMVETENESFNKATTIQFNAKVKSIDTHNVDRDEHLKSADFFNSDKFPLISFTTTNYQKSKDHGNLDGKLTIRDVTLPITFSVEFGGIIVDQYGKTRAGFSLTSTISRKAYGLVWNAVTESGGIVVSDEVKLIGEFELIMQ; via the coding sequence ATGGAGACTCTAAAATGGTTAGTTGATCCGCTGCATAGCCAAATAATGTTTAAGGTCAAACATTTAATGATTGCAACATTAACGGGTCGATTCCAGGATTTCGACCTGATGGTAGAAACTGAAAATGAAAGCTTTAACAAAGCAACTACTATTCAGTTCAATGCAAAAGTAAAATCTATCGATACACATAATGTTGATAGGGACGAGCATCTAAAATCAGCCGATTTTTTTAACTCCGATAAGTTTCCCCTGATCAGCTTTACAACAACAAACTATCAAAAAAGTAAAGACCATGGCAACTTGGATGGCAAGCTTACAATTAGAGATGTAACCTTGCCGATCACATTTTCAGTTGAATTTGGCGGTATTATAGTTGACCAATATGGAAAAACAAGAGCTGGATTTAGCTTAACAAGTACTATTAGCCGCAAAGCATACGGTTTAGTTTGGAATGCAGTAACCGAGAGTGGCGGTATTGTGGTTAGCGACGAGGTTAAACTTATAGGTGAATTTGAACTAATAATGCAATAA
- a CDS encoding BamA/TamA family outer membrane protein — MISRSWQMKRAFTLLIFLGTIGLAKAQQVDSIINRILFIGDAGKIDAQQKAVINAAVSKIIGGKTIVFYLGDNIYPKGMELPGSKKKEDTEEILKTQYLPFQQKQTSVYFIPGNHDWDRMGAEGLLKVKRQWAFLEEQQDTLIKMLPPNGCPGPVEILINENTVVLALDSEWWLFPYNKENPDADCECKTKDEIIAKLQELLHKHSSKNIILATHHPFYSYGNHGGYFSFTDHVFPFTALNKSLYIPLPVIGSLYPLLRSLLPNPEDLKHPNYENLRNRVGNVFTDYPNMVQLSGHEHGVQFIQRQNLHLVSGSGAKNSYAKKGGGSLFSSSSSGFIMADFLINKDIVFTVYTQDDDQIKPQFTFRKQYVPIPLIPKDIYQPIFKDSIDLRLFARYDSVSKFHRFWLGENYRKEYAALTRLPVLKMSIIEGGLIPTQRGGGFQTVSIRLKDNNGKEWALRSVEKYPEVIVPENLRETFAKDWVKDNMSSQHPFAALIVPPIAQAVEVPHSNPTIGVVSADKNLGQYNQLFANKVALLEEREPWGKSDNSEKMLATLNADNDNSVDKETYLRARILDLLIGDWDRHLDQWRWAYQKTGKNKHYIPVPRDRDQVFYLNNGVIPKIASQRWLFPFLQGFNDEVRNVNTFFWKARLLDGRFLTALSQQYWSQTTHQFETTVTDSLLNYALKQMPASAYSLRHQQLFSVLQKRRSNLVSEMNRYYSFLHKIVDIQGSDKNEYINVRDNVQDGLEVLIRKISKEGILEDTIYQKTFTPELTKEIRIYTLKGNDSLIVNNLNSNINIRLIGGQGDKKYDIQKSKENIRLYDKEQGSTFTGNDAKKLKKHLSNDSLNTAFEMVNLYNVPMFIIAGTYNVDDGVLLGLGYKFIRQESFRKKPYASMHQISVIHSFSTKAYRIRYSGEWIHTINNADFTVKAYINAPNNTMNFFGRGNETELDKSEGYKTYYRTRFNYYVLETGFRWRFNTASSLTIGPAVQYYNYNSQDNEDRFINNSSQIGSYDSTSIDQNKTHIGFAAGYLLDKRNNKILPQWGTYLSLKLVGYFGVGSEVKSYGQIIPELAVYKNINAKSSLVLANRIGGVVTAGKSTFYQSAFLGGHENLLGYLQYRFAGTHCFYNNLELRAKVSNVAGYILTGQLGVIGFYDLGRVWETGEHSKKWHNGFGGGIYFAPAQLAVLKFVMGKSTEGFYPYLTIGMRF, encoded by the coding sequence ATGATAAGCAGGAGTTGGCAAATGAAGCGAGCTTTTACTCTTCTAATATTTTTGGGCACAATCGGTCTGGCAAAGGCACAACAAGTTGATTCGATAATAAATCGAATACTTTTTATTGGTGATGCAGGGAAAATTGATGCACAACAAAAAGCGGTTATCAATGCCGCTGTAAGTAAAATAATTGGAGGAAAAACAATTGTATTCTACTTGGGAGATAACATATACCCAAAAGGAATGGAGCTGCCTGGAAGCAAAAAAAAGGAAGACACCGAAGAAATACTCAAGACACAATACTTGCCGTTCCAACAAAAGCAAACATCAGTTTACTTTATTCCTGGTAATCATGATTGGGACCGGATGGGAGCCGAAGGATTGCTCAAAGTAAAACGTCAATGGGCATTTCTTGAAGAACAACAAGACACACTGATTAAAATGTTGCCTCCTAATGGTTGTCCGGGTCCGGTTGAAATACTTATTAATGAAAACACTGTTGTACTAGCCCTAGACAGTGAATGGTGGTTATTTCCATACAATAAAGAAAACCCGGATGCTGATTGTGAATGCAAAACTAAAGATGAAATCATAGCAAAGCTCCAGGAGTTACTGCATAAGCATTCCTCAAAAAATATAATTCTAGCTACCCACCATCCATTTTACAGTTATGGCAATCATGGAGGCTATTTCTCATTTACGGATCATGTATTTCCTTTTACGGCCCTTAATAAAAGCCTTTATATTCCCCTTCCCGTCATCGGTTCGCTATATCCATTACTTAGATCATTGCTTCCTAACCCTGAAGATTTAAAGCATCCTAATTATGAAAACTTAAGAAACAGAGTAGGGAATGTATTTACAGACTATCCTAATATGGTTCAACTTTCCGGACACGAACACGGAGTACAGTTTATTCAAAGGCAAAATTTACATTTAGTGAGTGGATCAGGTGCTAAAAACAGTTATGCAAAAAAAGGAGGAGGCTCTTTATTTTCAAGTTCGTCATCTGGTTTTATTATGGCTGATTTTTTAATTAATAAGGACATAGTTTTCACCGTTTATACGCAGGATGATGATCAAATTAAACCTCAATTTACATTTAGAAAGCAATATGTACCCATTCCGTTAATACCGAAAGACATTTATCAACCAATTTTTAAAGACAGTATTGATTTACGGTTATTCGCTCGCTACGATAGCGTTAGCAAATTTCATCGTTTTTGGCTGGGGGAAAACTACCGAAAAGAATATGCTGCCCTTACCCGACTCCCAGTACTGAAAATGTCAATAATAGAAGGTGGGTTAATTCCAACTCAACGTGGAGGAGGATTTCAAACCGTCTCAATTCGATTGAAAGATAATAATGGTAAAGAATGGGCCTTGAGGAGTGTAGAAAAATACCCTGAAGTAATTGTACCAGAAAACTTAAGGGAAACGTTTGCAAAAGACTGGGTCAAAGATAACATGTCATCACAACACCCATTTGCGGCATTAATTGTTCCACCAATTGCCCAGGCTGTTGAAGTACCCCATTCTAATCCTACAATAGGAGTGGTTTCTGCCGATAAAAATTTAGGACAGTATAATCAATTATTTGCCAACAAAGTAGCACTGTTAGAAGAACGAGAACCTTGGGGAAAATCGGATAACTCAGAAAAAATGCTGGCAACACTAAATGCTGATAATGATAATTCAGTTGATAAAGAAACCTACCTACGCGCCCGAATACTGGACTTACTTATTGGGGATTGGGATCGGCACTTGGATCAATGGCGGTGGGCCTATCAAAAGACAGGAAAAAATAAACATTACATTCCTGTACCAAGGGATCGAGATCAGGTATTTTATTTAAATAATGGTGTAATACCCAAAATTGCATCTCAACGCTGGCTATTTCCATTTCTACAAGGGTTTAATGATGAAGTTAGAAATGTAAACACGTTTTTCTGGAAGGCAAGATTGCTCGATGGTCGTTTTCTAACAGCCCTAAGTCAGCAGTACTGGAGTCAAACGACCCACCAATTTGAAACAACAGTAACAGACAGTTTACTCAACTACGCACTAAAACAAATGCCAGCATCAGCCTATAGCTTAAGGCATCAGCAATTATTCAGTGTATTGCAAAAGCGCAGGTCAAATTTGGTTAGTGAAATGAACCGTTATTACAGTTTTCTACATAAAATAGTTGATATACAAGGGAGCGATAAAAACGAATACATCAATGTAAGGGATAATGTTCAGGATGGCTTAGAAGTACTGATCAGAAAAATCAGTAAAGAAGGAATACTAGAAGATACCATTTATCAAAAAACATTTACTCCTGAATTAACTAAAGAAATAAGGATATATACGCTAAAGGGAAACGATAGCCTAATAGTAAACAATCTAAATTCTAACATAAACATCAGGTTAATTGGAGGCCAGGGAGATAAAAAATACGATATTCAAAAATCAAAGGAAAACATAAGGCTTTACGACAAGGAACAAGGCTCAACATTTACTGGAAATGATGCTAAAAAACTAAAAAAACACCTTTCCAATGATAGTCTAAATACAGCATTTGAAATGGTAAATTTATACAATGTTCCCATGTTTATTATTGCGGGAACCTATAATGTTGATGATGGTGTATTACTTGGATTAGGATACAAATTTATTAGACAGGAAAGTTTCCGAAAAAAACCTTACGCTAGCATGCATCAAATAAGTGTTATCCATTCTTTTTCTACCAAAGCCTATCGAATACGTTACAGCGGGGAATGGATACATACAATCAATAATGCAGATTTTACTGTCAAAGCCTATATAAATGCCCCTAACAATACCATGAATTTTTTTGGCAGGGGAAACGAAACCGAATTAGATAAATCAGAAGGTTACAAAACCTATTACCGTACCCGCTTCAATTATTATGTACTTGAAACGGGGTTTCGTTGGCGCTTTAATACAGCTTCTTCCTTAACAATTGGGCCGGCAGTTCAATATTACAATTATAATTCGCAGGATAATGAAGACCGGTTTATCAACAATTCATCACAAATTGGTTCTTACGACAGCACATCTATTGATCAAAACAAAACTCATATCGGATTTGCAGCCGGATATCTACTAGATAAACGAAACAACAAAATATTACCGCAATGGGGAACTTACTTAAGCTTAAAATTAGTGGGATATTTTGGAGTCGGTTCTGAAGTAAAATCCTATGGGCAGATAATCCCCGAGCTTGCAGTTTACAAAAATATCAACGCAAAATCATCATTGGTATTGGCAAACAGAATAGGAGGAGTGGTTACAGCTGGAAAATCTACTTTTTACCAATCAGCATTTTTAGGTGGACACGAAAATTTGTTAGGATACCTCCAGTACCGCTTTGCCGGAACTCATTGCTTTTATAACAATTTAGAATTAAGAGCTAAAGTAAGCAATGTTGCCGGATATATTCTCACAGGTCAGCTGGGTGTTATTGGTTTTTATGATCTTGGCAGAGTTTGGGAAACAGGGGAGCACTCAAAAAAATGGCATAACGGTTTTGGCGGCGGTATATATTTTGCACCTGCTCAACTGGCCGTTTTAAAATTTGTTATGGGTAAATCGACAGAAGGTTTTTATCCATACTTAACAATTGGTATGAGGTTTTAA